DNA from Brachionichthys hirsutus isolate HB-005 chromosome 3, CSIRO-AGI_Bhir_v1, whole genome shotgun sequence:
ACATCCCCACCAGAATAGAAGGAAAGGTCAAAGAGCAAAAACGCATCTGGAACGCTCTAAAGGCATATGTGGGTATCCAAACTGGGCATTTGTCAAGACCAGCAAATATATCAACAAAAACAGCCAGGAACAAACCCGCTGGCGTCCCCTACATCCGGGGTTTCTGAGAAAATTCAAGAGAATTTTCAGTAAACGTAAGATTTCCATGcacttcaaacctggcaacgTCCCtgggacagatgctggtccacctgaGAGACGAAACACCCAGAGCGGCCGGTACATTGGGAGACCAAAGAAACactccattattattattattgtattggtggttttggtcctttctttgtttcctgctccaacagcagtacaagtatctaaactctctaccagccGTTTGGAACTGAGGAAGCCTCTTGGgcgagaggtgaaatgtcttcaaccaaacttgagcGAGTCCagttgattgtttgtttttgctcaccGTGATACACCCTTAGTTGTTATATGTCTCATCCTCTGTGTAGGTCAGTCCGGGGGGGAACCTTCCAGTGACCACCCCCATCACACTGACAGTGGCAGGACTACCCAGCCAGTCCCAGAGCTCCAGCAGAGTTTCCTGCCAGCCCACCCCATCCAACAGTGAGCTAAAACGGGCAACCACAGTCcagcctccctctctttctccacaGGTAGAGTTAGCAGTCCAGCATGTGTTTCATCATAAGGTGTGATCTTGATGTTTTGATTCATGGATCGATTTATTTTCCAGATCTGTCACTAAAAAAAGTATTGCATGTACTATTAATTATACGtataattattttcttatttccttTCAGAAATACAATAAGTAAATATTGTAGATACCATAATAAATCCATGGTCACAAGTTTGCGTTCTACAATCAGTGGTACATTTAGTTGTGAATTACTCATTGGTTTACATGGCAACAGTGTTTTAGGGGCCTGAAAGGGGAGACCTTTGAAAATGGGTAATGCAATGTAATGTTGTGAAGGCGACACGCCTTTATTGTTGCTGTGTAAAGTGATAAGAACAACATTGATACAGCCCCACTTCATGCTTGTTTCAATCTAATATCCTTTGATGCGTGACTTTCTCCTTTCTAAGGAAAACTCTGCTCTCAGCGCCGATACGTTCAGTTTGCGGCCTAAAAAGTCCAAAGAGCAGCTGGCCGAGCTGAAAGTCAGCTACTTGAAAAACCACTTTGTCACGGATGCAGAAATCCTCCGGCTCATGAAGCTCACCAACCTGACTAAAGGAGAGATCAAGAAGTGGTTCAGTGACACCAGGTACAACCAGCGCAACTCCAAAAACAGCCACATCATCGTTTTCCACGACGGAGGGCGCAGGGGAAGCTGCAGCAGTGCCAGCACCACCATTGTTATCGATTCAAGTGATGAGACGCCTGCGTCGCCCCTTCCTCCACGCACTCCTCCCGTGAAGGAGAAAGAGACGCGGCCCAAAACCTGGAATCCGTTCCCCGATTTCACCCTGCAGAAGTTCAAGGAAAAGACTCCGGAGCAGCTGGTGGTGCTGGAGGAAAGTTTTGAGACGGGCAGCACGCCATCAGATGAAGAGCTGAGCCGCCTGAGGACGGAGACGAAACTGACACGGAGGGAAATCGATGCCTGGTTCACCGAGAGACGAAAGATGCCGTCGATCAGCGCTTCCTCCCTGGGTTCTTCGGAGGGAGGAAAGAtcgggggagagagagcaaaagcaggaggaggaactgGAGCTGGCGCTTCTTCTCCATCTGCCTCCTCATCCCGTAGAGGGAGTCAAACTCCTCCCGGCAGCCGCAGCAAAGACATGAGAGACAAGAGTAAAAAGACTCCGGAGCAGCTCCATGTTCTGAAAAGTGCCTTTGTGCGTAGCCAGTGGCCCACGCCGGAGGAGTACGACCAGCTGGCGGAAGAGAGCGGCCTCCTCCGCTCCTACATCGTCAGCTGGTTTGGGGACTCTCGGTACTCGTGGAAGAACAGTAACCTGAAGTGGTTCTACCACTACCAAAGCGGCAGCGCGGAGGTGCCGAACGGCGGAGGAGGCCATAAAACGGGAAGCGGCAGGAAAAGGCGCGTCCGAAATCGCGGCTGGGGTCGGTCCCGAACCAGAAAGCAGCCGAGACGGTCTGCCTCCTTCAGCACCCACGTCAACATAGCGCCCCCACCAAAGAAGATCAAGAGCGGCAAAGAGTTCCTGAAGGAGTACTACCTGAAGCACGGCTTTCTGAGCGAGCAAGACCTGGACGAGCTCGTCACCAGGACCAACATGAGCTACGAGCAGGTGACCGGAGGATGGTTTTCTTATTGTTGTGAGATATCGTCCTGCTCATGTCAGCCATGGGTTTGCTTCTTAGGAGGGCTAAGGCTGGCCCAGCATGCCGGGGTAAACTCGAGATGCGTGATTCGCTCGGGTTCTTAGGAAATTAAATCCTCATTCAACTCTTTTGTCTGAAGCAGAATGGATAATATCTACCGTTCTAAAATGTCTCCACCTGAAATGCTTTAGAATTACAGTTGAAAGTGTATGTGCGGTCATCTATGATGGTTTTAACTGTTGAATTCAAACCAGTCTTCGCTATTCAAGACCCAGCAGCAGGTTTGAATTCCCAGAAATGAATTGACCTGCTCTCAACAGGCGGTTAAAGTTGGTCTGTCTCTGTCCCGAAGGTGAGGGAGTGGTTCGCCGAGGTCCAGCGGCGCATGGAGGTCGGGTCGGATCCCTTCCAGGATCCGGCAGAAGAAAGGACaggcagagaaggagaggaagatggagccGAGACGCTGGGCCACACGCCGGCCAACAAGGAACAGACCAGCACAGGGCTcgacgatgaagatgaggacGAAGGAGATCAGGAGGAGGATGGCGAAGACACGGATGACAGCGAGGTTTGGGAACCGTCTCGTAGCGTCAGGAAATCCTTGTCCGTTTCTGAAGACTGAAGACTGTGTGAAGCCCGGCGAAACGAAAACGAATGtttgaagagagggagagagagagggagagagggagagagagagagagagactggcgTGATCGATGCGGGAAGGTCGTAAACTGAAGCAAGTCATCTCTCCGCCGCTGACACGCATGCGTACGCGTTCTCAAACTATTGCTTGAATCATGTCGACATGAAAATAATAGACGGTTTGTTTGCATACGGTCGATCTCAAAACTCTTATTTAATGTAGGGACGTTCTAGAAAGatcatggcaaaaaaaaaaaaatgtttttaagaaAACCTGTGAATCTTGAGTGGCGCTCCAAACTCTTAGCTTTAAAGATACCATTTTTCCAATATTTGGTCGTTGGGAAATACCATCAAAATTCAATCTGAGCAGAAGATGAAGTGTCCAAACGCACCCGTTCGTCCTTGTTCCTTCAGAAAACCGCAGCGCCGGCGGCAGTTTTTGGCTGTCCAGCGTGCCCCTGGTTAAAAACCTGCACTCGGGGAGGGAAACGATGTTTACACCTTTCTGCTTCGTTCTCCCGAGGAGGCGTGCCGTTATCGGCACTGGCCTGATTTCAAATGTCTGTGTTCAGTCTTAGGAATGTTCGTCCCGCACTAACGGCACAgacagcaggaagaagaaaaagacttgcTCTGTCCGTGTTTCCAAAGGTGCTAATGAACGAGCGACGGCTACACGGCGATCCTCGGCGATCTGCCCGGTGACTCGAGCCCACTGTCTGCGTGCGGAGCGCATTCGCGCAGCTTCCTTTCTGGCACGCGTTAAATCAGCAGATTGATTGATCTGACCGGATTGGAAGGTCGCTTGAAGGTCAAGCCTTTCATCACGTGTGATGGATACCACGATGCTGTTGACTAACACAGGATGTCTATTCAAGTCTTCCCTTTATAGTGGCGTGTTGTTTCATGAGTATTATTAGCGTAGGTTAGCATAGCTACACCAACAAGTGTGATGGAGAAGTGCCACGCTTTGTTTTTAAGATGCACGTCTATTAACGTTTGAAgctcgatttttttttttttacctttttgatAGCGCACGTCCCGCGAGGTGTTTTTTAACAACCGATTCGGTTGCAGTGCGAGGCTGTTGTTCCAAAGATGAGCGTGTTCACGGAACAGCGTCCACTGTGAGGCAGACATCGGAGTCCACTTACCGGTCAAAAATAGAATTATTTTCGCTGCAGCATTTGGTTTAGAATTTATTCATGTTATGTTTCTGAGGGGTTGTTGATGGAtgaagagatttttttttttttacgttgaAGATGCTGCACCGAGTAAATCTTAAGCAACCAGCCGGTTACATTTTAGAGTCGACACACAAGTTATCGCCTTAGCGAGAACACAATCCCCTCCAAAAATCAGCGACACGCAgataacctttgacctttgaatCCCTTTGGTTATTCAGCAGTACTAAAAGACTGTTTAGCAGCATTTCAAATCAGAATCTGACTGCAAGGCAGCActgaagagaaaaagagaagcaccaaacgttttattttatttttaaaatgcactttGTCCACTTGATTACATTGTGGACTGAATCCTGATTAGGCACCTTATCTCTTACACCATAAAATGGCTCTGAGAGactaaacctttttttatttgtatgaaTATAAACTCGTGTTTTgccttttctgtctttcccgTGTCATTGAGAATCAATTCATCCTTGTTGTTTCATAGCTGAATGTTTTTGAGGCTCACACAGTGGAACAATCGCCCGTTGCTTTCCTTTTGCTAAATTGCACAATTTGAGCCCCTTTCTTTACTTGTTTTGAAAACGCacatgttttgtatttgttggtATTGTTTGTATTGTTGCTTTAAACGCCCACGTCCTCCCTTCTCCAACCCTCGATCGCCCTCCTCCAGTCACTCTTGTAACACTAACGCTTGGATTCTTG
Protein-coding regions in this window:
- the LOC137910632 gene encoding zinc fingers and homeoboxes protein 1-like is translated as MSSRRKSSTPCMVLPSNVVEQRDAEETTERSKEEEAAEGMVPEGPEELDQAVGVVPTHPDTDQPSVSALEDDRVLSPPLKRGTTNPPEDPDSDQPTQEPHGDTPEEGGADAAAVAAISLSKTPIMRMKTKAEPKRIAVSLKSAEETAEGSGGGCEAEVGGEQEPIEAPLGPMTPVEMLLRDSMKLGGGGLLASPPSVQQRKPSTLNPSVLPADLAQVLSALQAQHTAAGKQPQLLIPLSSIPSYSAAMDTNPLLGNTYKKFPYPSMAEISSLSAQTQFTEEQIKVWFSAQRLKHGVSWTPEEVEEARRKQFNGTVHTVPQTITVIPAHQLSAAANGLQSILQTCQIVGQSGLVFTQVSPGGNLPVTTPITLTVAGLPSQSQSSSRVSCQPTPSNSELKRATTVQPPSLSPQENSALSADTFSLRPKKSKEQLAELKVSYLKNHFVTDAEILRLMKLTNLTKGEIKKWFSDTRYNQRNSKNSHIIVFHDGGRRGSCSSASTTIVIDSSDETPASPLPPRTPPVKEKETRPKTWNPFPDFTLQKFKEKTPEQLVVLEESFETGSTPSDEELSRLRTETKLTRREIDAWFTERRKMPSISASSLGSSEGGKIGGERAKAGGGTGAGASSPSASSSRRGSQTPPGSRSKDMRDKSKKTPEQLHVLKSAFVRSQWPTPEEYDQLAEESGLLRSYIVSWFGDSRYSWKNSNLKWFYHYQSGSAEVPNGGGGHKTGSGRKRRVRNRGWGRSRTRKQPRRSASFSTHVNIAPPPKKIKSGKEFLKEYYLKHGFLSEQDLDELVTRTNMSYEQVREWFAEVQRRMEVGSDPFQDPAEERTGREGEEDGAETLGHTPANKEQTSTGLDDEDEDEGDQEEDGEDTDDSEVWEPSRSVRKSLSVSED